ACCACCTGGATGGGTTTTACGGGGTAGTCCCCGGCCATGACCGGAACGGCCAGGCAGAGAACGGCCAGCATGATGAACAGGATACCCTTGCGCATGACTCCTCCTTGTGACGGTTGTTTAAGCCCGTTGACTCCTAGAGGCCAGGCCCCCGGAGGTACACTTCAAGGTTGTCGTCCACGTTCATGGTTTCTCCCTTGGTCATTCGGCCGGAGGCGAAGCGCAGGACCTCGGCCACGAGACGCTCCCCGGCCTGGGCGATGGGCTCGCGCTCGGAGATGACCGTGCCGGAACTGAAGTCCATTTCCTGATGCGCCTTCTCCCATGTGCGGGGACTGCCGGTCATGTACAGGGTTGGGGTGATCAGGCCGGTGTTGGCCGTGGGCATCATGGCGTCGTTGGGGAACCAGCCGCCGCCCACCTGGAAGATGTTCAGCACGGAGCCGGCGGCCGCGAAGCCGAGGAAGAGGGCTGTGGAGGACATCCAGGAGTCCATGTAGTAGAGGCCCTTGCCGCTCGGGATCTCGGCGTATTTCACGCAGCCCTGGATCGGCTTGGCGCCGGACTTGGCGATGGCGCCCAGGGATTTCTCTTCCAGCGTGGTCAGGCCGGCCTGGATGTTGGCGGGGATGGGATTGATGGTGCGGATGTCCTCGCCGGTGGAGCGCGCTTCCTCCTCCACACGGGCCACGGCGTCCAGGAATTTCCGGCGTTCGACCGGGTCCGTGAAGCGCTTGGCCACGAGATGCTCGGCGCCGATGACTTCGGTGGTTTCGGAGAACATGGCCGTGCCGCCCGCGTCCACGATGCGGTCGAAGAGGTGGCCGACCACGGGGTTGCCGGACATGCCCGAGGTGGCGTCGGAGTAGCCGCATTTCACGGCCATGTGCAGCGCGCCCAGGTCCACTTCCCGCCGTTGGCACTCACTGGCCTGCTGGACCAGGAGGCGGGCCTTGCGCATGCCCAGGCCCACG
The window above is part of the Desulfovibrio aminophilus genome. Proteins encoded here:
- a CDS encoding UxaA family hydrolase; translation: MKFLGYVRPDGATGIRNYTLVMANGRGAANLAALITKLVSGTKLFVQPNENGRDADDRATIARTIVGLAKNANVGAVLIVGNKKNGGYPEFTHEAIVGEIAKSGKPMDTLFMDACGGFQQAVGLGMRKARLLVQQASECQRREVDLGALHMAVKCGYSDATSGMSGNPVVGHLFDRIVDAGGTAMFSETTEVIGAEHLVAKRFTDPVERRKFLDAVARVEEEARSTGEDIRTINPIPANIQAGLTTLEEKSLGAIAKSGAKPIQGCVKYAEIPSGKGLYYMDSWMSSTALFLGFAAAGSVLNIFQVGGGWFPNDAMMPTANTGLITPTLYMTGSPRTWEKAHQEMDFSSGTVISEREPIAQAGERLVAEVLRFASGRMTKGETMNVDDNLEVYLRGPGL